A single genomic interval of Panthera uncia isolate 11264 chromosome A1 unlocalized genomic scaffold, Puncia_PCG_1.0 HiC_scaffold_17, whole genome shotgun sequence harbors:
- the CA1H5orf24 gene encoding UPF0461 protein C5orf24 homolog isoform X1 yields MMHPVASSNPAFCGPGKPSCLSEDAMRAADQFDIYSSQQSKYSHTVSHKPMACQRQDPLNETHLQTTSGRSLEIKDELKKKKNLNRSGKRGRPSGTTKSAGYRTSTGRPLGTTKAAGFKTSPGRPLGTTKAAGYKVSPGRPPGSIKALSRLADLGYGCGTAAFPYPMMHGRAVHGVEETSSEVKPPNE; encoded by the coding sequence ATGATGCATCCTGTTGCCAGCAGTAATCCGGCTTTCTGTGGGCCTGGCAAGCCTTCCTGCCTCAGTGAAGATGCCATGAGAGCTGCCGATCAGTTTGACATATATTCCTCCCAGCAAAGCAAATATAGCCACACAGTCAGCCACAAGCCAATGGCTTGTCAGAGGCAAGACCCATTAAATGAAACACACTTGCAGACTACAAGTGGCAGAAGTCTAGAGATAAAGGatgaactaaagaaaaagaaaaatctcaaccgATCCGGTAAACGTGGCCGACCTTCAGGAACCACCAAATCCGCAGGATACCGTACCAGCACAGGCAGACCCCTGGGAACCACCAAAGCAGCTGGATTTAAGACAAGTCCAGGCAGACCTTTGGGTACAActaaagctgcaggatacaaagtcagcCCAGGGAGACCTCCAGGTAGCATTAAAGCTCTATCCCGTCTTGCCGATCTTGGTTATGGCTGTGGCACAGCAGCTTTTCCTTACCCTATGATGCACGGCAGAGCAGTTCATGGGGTAGAGGAAACTAGCAGTGAAGTCAAGCCACccaatgagtga
- the CA1H5orf24 gene encoding UPF0461 protein C5orf24 homolog isoform X2, protein MMHPVASSNPAFCGPGKPSCLSEDAMRAADQFDIYSSQQSKYSHTVSHKPMACQRQDPLNETHLQTTSGRSLEIKDELKKKKNLNRSGKRGRPSGTTKSAGYRTSTGRPLGTTKAAGFKTSPGRPLGTTKAAGYKVSPGRPPGKKQQAFRCSSDA, encoded by the coding sequence ATGATGCATCCTGTTGCCAGCAGTAATCCGGCTTTCTGTGGGCCTGGCAAGCCTTCCTGCCTCAGTGAAGATGCCATGAGAGCTGCCGATCAGTTTGACATATATTCCTCCCAGCAAAGCAAATATAGCCACACAGTCAGCCACAAGCCAATGGCTTGTCAGAGGCAAGACCCATTAAATGAAACACACTTGCAGACTACAAGTGGCAGAAGTCTAGAGATAAAGGatgaactaaagaaaaagaaaaatctcaaccgATCCGGTAAACGTGGCCGACCTTCAGGAACCACCAAATCCGCAGGATACCGTACCAGCACAGGCAGACCCCTGGGAACCACCAAAGCAGCTGGATTTAAGACAAGTCCAGGCAGACCTTTGGGTACAActaaagctgcaggatacaaagtcagcCCAGGGAGACCTCCAG